One genomic segment of Brassica napus cultivar Da-Ae chromosome A3, Da-Ae, whole genome shotgun sequence includes these proteins:
- the LOC106424466 gene encoding ABSCISIC ACID-INSENSITIVE 5-like protein 7, whose product MGTHINFNSLGGGGSYQMKPTDSPNPLARQSSVYSLTFDELQSTFGGPGKDLGSMNMDELLKSIWTAEEAQAMTSSAATAVAQHGGGNLQRQGSLTLPRTISQKTVDEVWKFLITKDGEMGGSSNGESNAQQTLGEMKIEDFLFRAGVVREDNNEFYGNNGSAEGLGFGFGQLNQNNISFNGTNDSMILNQPPGSCLKVGGTTQHQRMPQTIFPKQTNVEFAASVCMVNKGFTGAVNNDNGLASFRGEGVKIAATSPGTSSAENNSLSPVPYVLNRGRRSNTGVEKVIERRQRRKIKNRESAARSRARKQAYTLELEAEIEKLKKVNQELQRKQAEMMEMQKNEVNEPRGSKRQCLRRTLTGPW is encoded by the exons ATGGGAACTCACATCAATTTCAACAGCTTAGGAGGTGGTGGAAGTTACCAGATGAAGCCAACAGATAGTCCCAATCCCCTGGCGAGACAGTCCTCTGTTTACTCCCTAACCTTTGATGAGCTTCAGAGCACATTCGGTGGACCGGGGAAAGATTTAGGGTCTATGAACATGGATGAGCTCCTGAAAAGCATATGGACTGCTGAAGAAGCTCAGGCCATGACTTCTTCAGCTGCTACAGCGGTTGCGCAACATGGTGGTGGGAATCTCCAGAGGCAAGGCTCGTTGACATTGCCTAGAACGATTAGTCAGAAGACTGTTGATGAGGTCTGGAAATTTCTGATCACCAAGGATGGTGAAATGGGAGGTAGCAGCAATGGTGAGTCTAATGCACAACAGACTTTAGGGGAGATGAAGATTGAGGACTTTCTGTTTCGCGCTGGAGTTGTAAGAGAAGATAACAACGAGTTTTATGGTAACAACGGTTCTGCTGAAGGGCTAGGCTTTGGATTTGGTCAGCTAAATCAAAACAACATATCATTCAATGGCACTAATGATTCCATGATCTTGAATCAGCCACCTGGTTCATGCCTCAAAGTGGGTGGTACAACTCAGCACCAGCGGATGCCTCAAACCATTTTTCCTAAACAAACAAACGTAGAATTTGCTGCGTCTGTGTGTATGGTCAACAAGGGCTTCACTGGGGCTGTGAACAATGATAATGGATTAGCTAGTTTCAGAGGAGAAGGGGTTAAAATTGCAGCGACATCACCAGGGACAAGCAGCGCGGAGAATAACTCTCTGTCACCAGTTCCTTATGTGCTTaaccgaggaagaagaagcaataCGGGTGTAGAGAAGGTTATCGAGAGGAGGCAAAGGAGGAAGATCAAGAACAGGGAATCAGCTGCTAGATCTAGAGCTCGGAAGCAA GCTTATACCTTGGAACTGGAAGCCGAAATTGAAAAGCTCAAGAAAGTGAATCAAGAATTGCAGAGAAAACAg GCTGAAATGATGGAGATGCAGAAGAATGAG GTGAATGAACCGAGGGGCAGCAAGAGGCAGTGCCTGAGAAGGACACTAACCGGTCCTTGGTAA
- the LOC106439517 gene encoding peamaclein-like, giving the protein MNGKESVTFFFFLALLILPFVLLPATAAPGRVGGMGVYCGSRCRGRCSKAGFRDRCIKYCGICCRQCKCVPSGTFGNKHQCPCYRDMLSSKGKPKCP; this is encoded by the exons ATGAATGGTAAGGAATCTGttacattcttcttcttcctcgctcTTCTCATCCTTCCCTTCGTGCTTCTCCCTGCCACAGCTGCTCCTG GAAGAGTAGGAGGCATGGGAGTATACTGTGGGAGTAGATGTAGAGGAAGGTGTTCAAAGGCAGGGTTTCGAGACAGATGTATCAAGTATTGTGGCATTTGTTGCAGACAGTGTAAGTGTGTTCCTTCTGGCACCTTTGGCAACAAGCATCAGTGCCCTTGCTATCGAGACATGCTTAGCTCCAAGGGCAAACCCAAGTGCCCTTAA
- the LOC106439515 gene encoding sodium/proton antiporter 1-like isoform X2: MVKRQDSEHIITNQRLLIATDHLSTSPVCRSFFRALSPVIAMAVFPIGSHFAPPHKLTKRHAVVTSSRLCLSTRLPQSVSFSTVSSSRMSRHSVLVRAEDKTRNSSSPSLEEQSQPIDESKLEDLMDSCDPICSVDEPSSTYFEANYQPKTDVVKAIAVIAAALTGTAAINHSWVAANQDVAMALLFGIGYAGIIFEESLAFNKSGIGLVMAVSLWVVRSIGAPSAEVVVSELQHATAEVSEIVFFLLGAMTIVEIVDAHQGFKLVTDNITTRKPKTLLWVVGFVTFFLSSILDNLTSTIVMVSLLRKLVPQSEYRKLLGAVVVIAANAGGAWSPIGDVTTTMLWIHGQISTLPTMQGLFIPSAISLAVPLALMSLSSEVNEKGQDTSDVMASEKMAPRGQLVFGVGLGALVFVPVFKSLTGLPPYMGILLGLGVLWILTDAIHYGESERQKLKVPQALSRIDTQGALFFLGILLSVSSLEAAGILREIAAYLDANIPNVELIASAIGVVSAIIDNVPLVAATMGMYDLTSFPQDSEFWQLVAFCAGTGGSMLIIGSAAGVAFMGMEKVDFFWYFRKVSGYAFAGYAAGIAAYLAVQSLHFSIPTTVAQIPFLTGS, from the exons atggtaaaaagaCAAGATTCTGAGCATATTATTACAAATCAAAGACTTTTAATTGCCACCGATCATCTCAGTACTTCGCCGGTCTGCCGGAGTTTTTTTCGCGCTCTCTCTCCGGTGATCGCGATGGCGGTGTTTCCTATCGGCTCTCACTTCGCGCCGCCGCACAAATTGACGAAGAGACACGCCGTCGTGACTTCATCCCGTCTCTGTCTCTCGACCAGGTTGCCGCAAAGTGTCTCCTTTTCGACAGTATCAAGCTCGAGGATGTCCAGACACAGTGTTCTCGTTAGAGCTGAGGACAAGACAAGGAACTCTTCTTCACCTTCTCTCGAAGAACAGTCGCAACCAATAGATGAGTCAAAGCTTGAG GATTTGATGGACTCATGTGACCCTATTTGTTCGGTTGATGAACCTAGTTCGACCTACTTTGAAGCTAATTATCAACCAAAGACAGATGTAGTTAAAGCTATAGCTGTTATTGCAGCAGCTCTTACAGGAACAGCTGCCATTAATCATTCCTGGGTCGCTGCTAATCAG GATGTTGCTATGGCACTGTTGTTTGGAATAGGATACGCAGGGATCATCTTCGAAGAGTCTTTAGCTTTTAATAAAAGTGGAATTGGACTTGTGATGGCTGTGAGTCTCTGGGTTGTGCGAAGCATAGGG GCTCCTTCAGCTGAAGTAGTTGTGTCAGAGCTTCAACATGCAACAGCTGAGGTAAGTGAGATTGTGTTTTTCTTGCTCGGAGCAATGACTATTGTGGAGATAGTTGATGCTCACCAAGGATTTAAGCTTGTTACAGACAATATCACCACTCGTAAGCCAAAGACGCTTTTATGGGTG GTCGGCTTTGTGACTTTTTTCCTCAGTTCGATTCTAGACAACCTGACCTCTACCATTGTCATGGTTTCTTTACTCAGGAAACTGGTTCCTCAATCAGAGTACCGCAA ACTTCTAGGAGCTGTTGTGGTAATAGCAGCAAATGCAGGAGGAGCATGGAGTCCCATTGGTGATGTTACTACGACCATGCTATGGATTCATGGTCAGATATCCACCTTGCCGACTATGCAG GGCCTTTTTATACCTTCGGCCATTTCCCTCGCTGTTCCACTAGCCCTCATGTCCTTGTCGAG TGAGGTAAATGAAAAAGGACAGGATACATCAGATGTAATGGCTTCTGAAAAGATGGCTCCAAGAGGACAGCTAGTTTTTGGAGTTGGCCTTGGGGCGTTGGTTTTTGTTCCGGTCTTTAAGTCTCTAACTGGACTACCTCCTTACATGGGTATCTTGTTGGGACTTGGAGTTCTATGGATCTTGACGGACGCCATCCATTACGGCGAATCCGAAAGACAAAAGCTCAAAGTACCTCAGGCCTTATCACGAATCGACACACAAGGCGCTCTGTTCTTCCTCGGCATTCTATTATCCGTTAGCAG CCTTGAGGCAGCAGGGATCCTCCGGGAGATTGCAGCCTACCTTGATGCTAATATACCTAATGTTGAGCTAATCGCAAGTGCAATTGGTGTTGTGTCAGCAATCATAGACAATGTTCCATTGGTTGCAGCGACTATGGGGATGTATGATCTCACATCATTCCCTCAAGATTCTGAGTTTTGGCAGCTCGTTGCCTTCTGCGCCGGAACTGGCGGTTCAATGCTAATCATTGGTTCTGCTGCTGGTGTAGCCTTCATGGGCATGGAGAAAGTCGATTTCTTTTGGTACTTCCGAAAG GTCAGTGGTTATGCTTTTGCTGGTTATGCTGCTGGTATCGCCGCTTATCTAGCAGTTCAAAGTCTTCATTTTTCGATCCCAACAACGGTGGCTCAGATCCCATTTCTCACTGGCTCGTAA
- the LOC106439518 gene encoding zinc finger CCCH domain-containing protein 39-like isoform X1 produces MDSSYSDSRPYGVWNQTQMVDSMSNDQSESQTMPQLKRPRLVDDNNTSWNVPSSNAPPVNKGTANIFYKTRMCVKFKSGACRNGELCNFAHGMEDLRQPPSNWQEIVGPPVQDREKERERERERLSSVSGGNNSTNNGNWEDDQKIILRMKLCRKFCFGEECPYGDRCNFIHEDLSKFREENGKLRESLAISVVDPLSVENGVVAFSQQVEVNRQGGVSVPVPSPLNNGVGGVKTVFWKTRLCGKFEKGQCPFGDNCHFAHGQAELLQHSVGRVEGEAVNAVAASVSKPMVVPANEAFAMKPAAQVTADSSGLNDEGRRKKCLLKWSDSKKINRIYGDWIDDLPVGQKSTKPVES; encoded by the exons ATGGATTCGAGTTACTCTGATTCTCGTCCTTATGGTGTTTGGAACCAAACCCAGATGGTTGATTCAATGAGCAACGACCAGTCTGAATCTCAGACAATGCCACAGTTAAAAAGGCCGAGACTTGTTGATGACAACAACACTTCTTGGAATGTTCCATCTTCAAACGCTCCTCCTGTGAACAAAGGGACGGCTAATATCTTCTACAAGACGAGGATGTGCGTGAAGTTCAAGTCAGGGGCTTGTAGGAACGGAGAGCTTTGCAACTTTGCTCATGGGATGGAGGATTTGAGGCAGCCTCCGTCCAACTGGCAGGAGATTGTTGGACCTCCTGTGCAAGACAGGGAgaaggagagggagagggaaAGGGAGAGACTTTCTTCGGTTTCCGGTGGGAATAATAGTACTAATAATGGTAATTGGGAAGATGATCAGAAGATTATCTTGAGGATGAAGCTTTGTAGGAAGTTTTGTTTTGGTGAGGAGTGTCCTTATGGGGACAGGTGCAATTTCATTCATGAGGATCTTTCTAAGTTCCGCGAGGAGAATGGGAAGCTGAGGGAGAGTTTGGCTATAAGTGTGGTTGATCCACTGTCTGTTGAGAATGGTGTTGTTGCTTTTTCTCAGCAAGTTGAAGTGAATAGACAAGGAGGCGTCTCTGTACCTGTACCTTCACCTTTAAACAACGGTGTTGGTGGTGTCAAGACTGTGTTCTGGAAGACGAGGCTGTGTGGGAAGTTTGAGAAGGGTCAGTGTCCTTTTGGTGATAACTGTCACTTTGCTCATGGCCAAGCAG aGCTGCTGCAACACTCTGTTGGAAGAGTTGAAGGAGAAGCTGTGAACGCAGTAGCAGCGTCTGTGAGTAAACCAATGGTGGTGCCTGCAAATGAAGCTTTTGCAATGAAACCGGCTGCACAAGTAACAGCAGACTCTTCTGGCCTTAACGATGAAGGGAGACGAAAGAAGTGTTTGCTCAAGTGGAGCGACTCCAAGAAGATTAATAGAATCTATGGGGACTGGATCGATGATTTACCGGTCGGTCAGAAGTCGACAAAACCAGTAGAGAGCTAA
- the LOC106439515 gene encoding sodium/proton antiporter 1-like isoform X1 — MVKRQDSEHIITNQRLLIATDHLSTSPVCRSFFRALSPVIAMAVFPIGSHFAPPHKLTKRHAVVTSSRLCLSTRLPQSVSFSTVSSSRMSRHSVLVRAEDKTRNSSSPSLEEQSQPIDESKLEQDLMDSCDPICSVDEPSSTYFEANYQPKTDVVKAIAVIAAALTGTAAINHSWVAANQDVAMALLFGIGYAGIIFEESLAFNKSGIGLVMAVSLWVVRSIGAPSAEVVVSELQHATAEVSEIVFFLLGAMTIVEIVDAHQGFKLVTDNITTRKPKTLLWVVGFVTFFLSSILDNLTSTIVMVSLLRKLVPQSEYRKLLGAVVVIAANAGGAWSPIGDVTTTMLWIHGQISTLPTMQGLFIPSAISLAVPLALMSLSSEVNEKGQDTSDVMASEKMAPRGQLVFGVGLGALVFVPVFKSLTGLPPYMGILLGLGVLWILTDAIHYGESERQKLKVPQALSRIDTQGALFFLGILLSVSSLEAAGILREIAAYLDANIPNVELIASAIGVVSAIIDNVPLVAATMGMYDLTSFPQDSEFWQLVAFCAGTGGSMLIIGSAAGVAFMGMEKVDFFWYFRKVSGYAFAGYAAGIAAYLAVQSLHFSIPTTVAQIPFLTGS, encoded by the exons atggtaaaaagaCAAGATTCTGAGCATATTATTACAAATCAAAGACTTTTAATTGCCACCGATCATCTCAGTACTTCGCCGGTCTGCCGGAGTTTTTTTCGCGCTCTCTCTCCGGTGATCGCGATGGCGGTGTTTCCTATCGGCTCTCACTTCGCGCCGCCGCACAAATTGACGAAGAGACACGCCGTCGTGACTTCATCCCGTCTCTGTCTCTCGACCAGGTTGCCGCAAAGTGTCTCCTTTTCGACAGTATCAAGCTCGAGGATGTCCAGACACAGTGTTCTCGTTAGAGCTGAGGACAAGACAAGGAACTCTTCTTCACCTTCTCTCGAAGAACAGTCGCAACCAATAGATGAGTCAAAGCTTGAG CAGGATTTGATGGACTCATGTGACCCTATTTGTTCGGTTGATGAACCTAGTTCGACCTACTTTGAAGCTAATTATCAACCAAAGACAGATGTAGTTAAAGCTATAGCTGTTATTGCAGCAGCTCTTACAGGAACAGCTGCCATTAATCATTCCTGGGTCGCTGCTAATCAG GATGTTGCTATGGCACTGTTGTTTGGAATAGGATACGCAGGGATCATCTTCGAAGAGTCTTTAGCTTTTAATAAAAGTGGAATTGGACTTGTGATGGCTGTGAGTCTCTGGGTTGTGCGAAGCATAGGG GCTCCTTCAGCTGAAGTAGTTGTGTCAGAGCTTCAACATGCAACAGCTGAGGTAAGTGAGATTGTGTTTTTCTTGCTCGGAGCAATGACTATTGTGGAGATAGTTGATGCTCACCAAGGATTTAAGCTTGTTACAGACAATATCACCACTCGTAAGCCAAAGACGCTTTTATGGGTG GTCGGCTTTGTGACTTTTTTCCTCAGTTCGATTCTAGACAACCTGACCTCTACCATTGTCATGGTTTCTTTACTCAGGAAACTGGTTCCTCAATCAGAGTACCGCAA ACTTCTAGGAGCTGTTGTGGTAATAGCAGCAAATGCAGGAGGAGCATGGAGTCCCATTGGTGATGTTACTACGACCATGCTATGGATTCATGGTCAGATATCCACCTTGCCGACTATGCAG GGCCTTTTTATACCTTCGGCCATTTCCCTCGCTGTTCCACTAGCCCTCATGTCCTTGTCGAG TGAGGTAAATGAAAAAGGACAGGATACATCAGATGTAATGGCTTCTGAAAAGATGGCTCCAAGAGGACAGCTAGTTTTTGGAGTTGGCCTTGGGGCGTTGGTTTTTGTTCCGGTCTTTAAGTCTCTAACTGGACTACCTCCTTACATGGGTATCTTGTTGGGACTTGGAGTTCTATGGATCTTGACGGACGCCATCCATTACGGCGAATCCGAAAGACAAAAGCTCAAAGTACCTCAGGCCTTATCACGAATCGACACACAAGGCGCTCTGTTCTTCCTCGGCATTCTATTATCCGTTAGCAG CCTTGAGGCAGCAGGGATCCTCCGGGAGATTGCAGCCTACCTTGATGCTAATATACCTAATGTTGAGCTAATCGCAAGTGCAATTGGTGTTGTGTCAGCAATCATAGACAATGTTCCATTGGTTGCAGCGACTATGGGGATGTATGATCTCACATCATTCCCTCAAGATTCTGAGTTTTGGCAGCTCGTTGCCTTCTGCGCCGGAACTGGCGGTTCAATGCTAATCATTGGTTCTGCTGCTGGTGTAGCCTTCATGGGCATGGAGAAAGTCGATTTCTTTTGGTACTTCCGAAAG GTCAGTGGTTATGCTTTTGCTGGTTATGCTGCTGGTATCGCCGCTTATCTAGCAGTTCAAAGTCTTCATTTTTCGATCCCAACAACGGTGGCTCAGATCCCATTTCTCACTGGCTCGTAA
- the LOC106424454 gene encoding maternally expressed PAB C-terminal protein — protein MPPPPVAVYRSDDFLARTAFYLRFPVAALTEELENRTPSEQRTLIGETLYPLVELLQPMFAPKITGMLLELPRPQIFRCIESPEVLKEKVNEAIDVLVDWYPQQMQLNEQEAREFRAAMLLSKL, from the exons atgcctcctcctcctgttGCTGTTTACAGATCGGATGATTTCTTAGCCCGTACTGCTTTCTACCTGAGATTTCCTGTAGCTGCTTTGACTGAAGAACTTGAAAACCGAACTCCCAGTGAACAACGAACt TTGATTGGTGAGACGCTCTACCCTTTGGTGGAACTACTCCAGCCAATGTTTGCACCAAAAATCACAGGAATGCTACTTGAACTACCCCGACCCCAAATCTTTCGGTGCATAGAATCACCAGAAGTCCTCAAAGAGAAGGTTAATGAGGCAATTGATGTTTTAGTGGACTGGTATCCCCAACAGATGCAGCTAAACGAGCAAGAAGCTAGGGAGTTTCGAGCAGCCATGCTCTTATCTAAGCTTTGA
- the LOC106424462 gene encoding D-3-phosphoglycerate dehydrogenase 3, chloroplastic — protein sequence MATPLGLSSLFSSRLYTTTPSVFPIHRKEFNRRRIILVTAGGGGKPTILVAEKLGQAGIDLLKKHANVDCSYDLSVEELCTKISLCDALIVRSGTKVGRDVFESSRGRLKVVGRAGVGIDNVDLAAATEYGCLVVNAPTANTVAAAEHGIALLTAMARNVAQADASIKAGKWMRSKYVGVSLVGKTLAVLGFGKVGSEVARRARGLGMHVITHDPYAPADRARAIGVELVSFEVAISTADFISLHLPLTAATSKMLNDETFARMKRGVRIVNVARGGVIDEEALLRALDSGIVAQAALDVFTVEPPVKDNKLVLHESVTATPHLGASTMEAQEGVAVEIAEAVVGALRGELAATAVNAPMVPPEVLRELKPYVVLAEKLGRLAVQLVTGGSGVDAVKVTYASSRSPDDLDTRLLRAMVIKGLIEPISSVFINLVNSDYVAKQRGVKISEERMVLDGSPEDPIEYITVRIANVESRFASALSESGEIKVEGRVKQGVPSLTKVGLFGVDVSLEGSVILCRQVDQPGMIGKVGSILGDENVNVSFMSVGRIAPGKQAVMAIGVDEQPSKETLKKIGDISAIEEFVFLKL from the exons ATGGCGACGCCTCTTGGTCTATCATCCCTCTTCTCCTCGAGGCTATACACTACTACTCCCTCCGTCTTCCCCATCCACCGTAAAGAATTCAACCGGCGTCGGATCATCCTCGTCACcgccggaggaggaggaaaaCCGACGATCCTCGTGGCGGAGAAGCTCGGCCAAGCGGGGATAGACCTTCTCAAAAAGCACGCCAACGTGGACTGCTCGTACGATCTGAGCGTCGAGGAGCTCTGCACGAAGATCTCCCTGTGCGATGCGCTGATCGTGAGGAGCGGCACGAAGGTCGGGAGAGACGTGTTCGAGTCCTCTCGAGGGAGGCTTAAGGTTGTGGGACGAGCTGGCGTTGGGATCGATAACGTGGATTTGGCGGCGGCGACGGAGTACGGGTGTTTGGTTGTGAATGCTCCGACTGCTAACACGGTGGCGGCTGCTGAGCATGGGATCGCGCTTTTAACCGCCATGGCTAGGAATGTAGCTCAAGCTGATGCTTCTATCAAAGCTG GGAAGTGGATGAGAAGCAAGTATGTTGGTGTTTCACTTGTGGGGAAGACTCTAGCTGTTCTTGGTTTTGGTAAAGTTGGTTCAGAGGTTGCTAGGCGAGCCAGAGGGCTCGGGATGCATGTCATCACACACGATCCTTACGCACCAGCGGATCGTGCACGAGCCATAGGTGTGGAGCTAGTTAGCTTTGAAGTAGCTATCTCAACTGCAGACTTCATCTCTTTGCACCTCCCTCTCACCGCTGCTACTTCCAAGATGCTGAATGACGAGACCTTTGCGAGGATGAAGAGAGGAGTGCGTATTGTCAACGTTGCTCGGGGTGGAGTTATTGACGAGGAAGCTCTCTTGAGGGCGCTTGACTCTGGAATTGTCGCTCAGGCGGCTCTTGATGTTTTCACAGTGGAGCCGCCTGTTAAAGACAACAAGCTGGTGTTGCATGAGAGTGTGACCGCCACGCCTCACCTTGGTGCCAGTACTATGGAGGCTCAGGAAGGAGTGGCGGTAGAGATCGCTGAAGCTGTTGTTGGAGCTTTGAGAGGAGAACTCGCTGCTACTGCTGTCAATGCACCAATGGTTCCACCAGAG GTGTTGAGGGAGCTGAAACCATATGTTGTGCTAGCTGAGAAGCTTGGGAGATTGGCTGTACAACTGGTAACCGGTGGAAGCGGTGTGGACGCTGTGAAAGTGACTTACGCTTCTTCAAGATCTCCTGATGATCTCGACACGAGACTTCTCCGCGCCATGGTCATAAAGGGACTCATTGAACCCATCTCCAGCGTGTTCATAAACCTGGTTAACTCAGACTACGTTGCTAAGCAACGAGGAGTCAAAATCTCAGAAGAGCGTATGGTTCTAGACGGCTCACCTGAGGATCCAATAGAATACATTACTGTCCGAATCGCAAACGTGGAATCAAGATTTGCCAGCGCCTTATCAGAGTCGGGAGAGATCAAAGTAGAAGGAAGAgtgaaacaaggagttccaagtTTAACCAAAGTGGGGTTGTTCGGAGTGGATGTGAGTTTAGAAGGGAGTGTGATTCTGTGCAGGCAAGTTGATCAGCCTGGGATGATTGGTAAAGTTGGTAGCATCTTGGGAGATGAAAACGTGAATGTGAGCTTCATGAGCGTTGGAAGAATAGCTCCGGGGAAGCAAGCGGTGATGGCGATTGGTGTAGATGAACAACCCAGCAAAGAAACTTTGAAGAAAATTGGAGACATTTCTGCCATTGAAGAGTTTGTTTTTCTCAAACTATAG
- the LOC106439518 gene encoding zinc finger CCCH domain-containing protein 39-like isoform X2, which translates to MVDSMSNDQSESQTMPQLKRPRLVDDNNTSWNVPSSNAPPVNKGTANIFYKTRMCVKFKSGACRNGELCNFAHGMEDLRQPPSNWQEIVGPPVQDREKERERERERLSSVSGGNNSTNNGNWEDDQKIILRMKLCRKFCFGEECPYGDRCNFIHEDLSKFREENGKLRESLAISVVDPLSVENGVVAFSQQVEVNRQGGVSVPVPSPLNNGVGGVKTVFWKTRLCGKFEKGQCPFGDNCHFAHGQAELLQHSVGRVEGEAVNAVAASVSKPMVVPANEAFAMKPAAQVTADSSGLNDEGRRKKCLLKWSDSKKINRIYGDWIDDLPVGQKSTKPVES; encoded by the exons ATGGTTGATTCAATGAGCAACGACCAGTCTGAATCTCAGACAATGCCACAGTTAAAAAGGCCGAGACTTGTTGATGACAACAACACTTCTTGGAATGTTCCATCTTCAAACGCTCCTCCTGTGAACAAAGGGACGGCTAATATCTTCTACAAGACGAGGATGTGCGTGAAGTTCAAGTCAGGGGCTTGTAGGAACGGAGAGCTTTGCAACTTTGCTCATGGGATGGAGGATTTGAGGCAGCCTCCGTCCAACTGGCAGGAGATTGTTGGACCTCCTGTGCAAGACAGGGAgaaggagagggagagggaaAGGGAGAGACTTTCTTCGGTTTCCGGTGGGAATAATAGTACTAATAATGGTAATTGGGAAGATGATCAGAAGATTATCTTGAGGATGAAGCTTTGTAGGAAGTTTTGTTTTGGTGAGGAGTGTCCTTATGGGGACAGGTGCAATTTCATTCATGAGGATCTTTCTAAGTTCCGCGAGGAGAATGGGAAGCTGAGGGAGAGTTTGGCTATAAGTGTGGTTGATCCACTGTCTGTTGAGAATGGTGTTGTTGCTTTTTCTCAGCAAGTTGAAGTGAATAGACAAGGAGGCGTCTCTGTACCTGTACCTTCACCTTTAAACAACGGTGTTGGTGGTGTCAAGACTGTGTTCTGGAAGACGAGGCTGTGTGGGAAGTTTGAGAAGGGTCAGTGTCCTTTTGGTGATAACTGTCACTTTGCTCATGGCCAAGCAG aGCTGCTGCAACACTCTGTTGGAAGAGTTGAAGGAGAAGCTGTGAACGCAGTAGCAGCGTCTGTGAGTAAACCAATGGTGGTGCCTGCAAATGAAGCTTTTGCAATGAAACCGGCTGCACAAGTAACAGCAGACTCTTCTGGCCTTAACGATGAAGGGAGACGAAAGAAGTGTTTGCTCAAGTGGAGCGACTCCAAGAAGATTAATAGAATCTATGGGGACTGGATCGATGATTTACCGGTCGGTCAGAAGTCGACAAAACCAGTAGAGAGCTAA